Part of the Ruegeria sp. AD91A genome, CTATTACCTTTCTGGCCATGATAGGGCCGATGATGCGGACCTTTGCACATGTGGTCGCAGCACTTGTGGCCATCACGGTTTCGTTGCTGACGGTCGCAATCCCGTTCAATCTGGGTCTGTTGATCGCCGGATGCGCTGGAATGATTGCCGGAGCGCAAGCGGAACTGATCCTCGAACGTAGAAAGACGCAGTCATGACGCAGCCGGAGTCCGTCACCATCTGGGCCATTATCATCGGGCTTGCCATCGGCAGTTATGCGCTTCGCTTTGTCTTTATCGGTTTTGTAGGTGATCGCACGATGCCGCCCTGGCTGCTGCGTCACCTGCGGTATACAGCGGTGGCCATCCTTCCTGCATTGATCGCACCGCTGGTTGTCTGGCCATCGGCCACCGAAGGACAGCCCGATCTGCCCCGTATGTCGGCGGCGGCTGTTGCCCTGATAGTGGGAGTGATCAGCAAAAACGTGCTGGCGGCCATCTTTTCCGGGGCCGCCACGCTCTATGGTCTGCTTTATCTACTGAGTTGAGACAGCGTTCAGCTGGTTGAGACGCGCATTGTTCGCCGCCAACCCTTTTTGCAGATCCGCATCGTCGTTTTCCCGGTACTCTTCGGTCACGACGCCCGGAATCTTTGCGAACTGTTCCGACAATTTCACCGGATAGAACGTCACATCGATCTGCTCGAATCCCGGCACCTGCTTCAACAGTTGCGAAGTCGCGTTGGTGCAGAATGCGCCGGCGACCGGACCGGACTGCTTTGCCAGTTGCAAGGCGATTTCAGCCTGTTGCGGGCTCACCTGTATGGTCTGTATACGGGCATAATGCGTTTCGCGCGCGTGCGAGCTGCGATAGGCCCGCTCGACCGCCGGGGTAATGCCATAGAGCACGTCATCCTTCACAGGAACAACATCCGCCCGGAACGAACCGGCAGGGTCAAAGATCACCCGCTCGCTACCCGAGATCATCAGCGACGTATGTGCACCCGATCCGGTGCGGGTGCTGATCATCGTGTAAAGCGTTAGCGTCGATAGCCCCGGATCACGGTAGGACCGGGATACGACTTCATTCTGATCCGCCTGAGGACGGCTTGAATTGGCACAGCCTGCCAGCGTCGCTGCCAACAAGCAGGCAATCAAAATCCTGAGCAATTTAGCCCCCAATACTATCAGGAGGCGAAAACCGCCAGAAACAGGCACAGGAAGGCAATGGCGACTACACACCACGTGGTGGCTTTGATGAAACCATTGAAAGTTTTGGTTTGGACCGTGATGTCCATTTCGCCGTGCTTGTATTCAGCCATGAGTCTCAGATTCCCAATTCGCGTGTTTGATCTGTTGGATAATAGAAAATACAACGCCTGTCACCACGTCTTTCACGCGCAAGATGCGCTTACTTGAGAACCGAGCAACCGGGATACCCGAAACCCCACCGCCAGGGCAGGCCGCTACAGGGCCCGCCACCGAATCGCACCGCCCCATACATTGCATCCGCAGTGATCGCGTGCACGCTGCGAATCTGGTCAGGTGTCATGTCGTACCGGTCGGCATAATCTTCTGCATGGCGGTCTCCGTGCTCTACCACACAGGCGTGCAAGGCGTCATCCGCAGCCAGACGTGCGTCATAGCTTTCCTCGGTCGTCTCCGCTCCTCCTGCATTGTGATAAGCCCGGTCATGGGTCACGCAGCAGTACTCCCATGGCGGGTGCTCTTGATACAGTTCGCCAACTTGCGGAAACTGCTTTGCCACCCAGCGCCAACTGGCTGACAACCCGCCTGAACAGCCGTCAGTTTCAAACGAGGTCAGTTCGGCGCCCTCGCTTTGTTCGATCAGCGCTCGGTGGCCCGGCATTTCAAATCCTCGCATCAAATCCTGAGCCCATGCCGACAGTGGCGGCAGAGCCAGAATCAGCGCCAGTTTAAGGGCTTTCATCGCGCATAGCCTCTGTATCGACCTGCAATCCAAACGTAGTGGCCAGCCACAGCAACAGCCGCTCACCCGGCCCCATTTCAGCGCGCACGCGCAAAACCTCATTGGCCATGGCCGGGCGGTCTGTGATCAGACCATCCACCCCCATCGAGGCCATTCTGGACATCTGCAACGGATCATTCACAGTCCAGACGTAGATATCCTTGCCCGCGTCCTGCACCTTGCGGATCAGTCCCGGTGTCACCATGCCTGCATTGACCGCAACAAATTCGCCTTCAAGCCCCGACAGATCCCCGACAGCCGTGGCCGCCAGCACGCCGGAGCGCCAGTCGGGGCGTAACTTTTTCATCTTTTGCACAGCCGGGTACTTCAGCGACATGGTAGCAATGTCGCCCTGCATCCCGAGCTCTTCGACAAGGTGGATCACCCGGTTTTCCAAATCAACGTCATGACCATAGTATTTCAGTTCGATAAGGACCTTGGACTTGCCCCTGGCCGCTTCCAGAACCTCTCGCAGGGTCGGGGTCCGCTCTGCGGCGTATTCCGGCCCGAACCAGCTTCCAATGTCGATATCAGCCACATCCTGTATCGTAGCATCCCAGACCTTCAGGTTGACGCCGGCCAACTTCATGAAATCGCTGTCATGGGCCACGATAATCACATCATCCGCCGTTTCCTGAACGTCTATCTCAACCCAGTCCGCACCATCCTCGATCGCTTTCAAGACCGAGGCCATTGTGTTTTCCGGTCGTAAAGCCGCAGCGCCCCGGTGACCGATGACCTCAGCATGATCCGGCGCCTGCACCCGTTCCAGCAGGCTTTGACCGAACCAAAGGCCAATGCCCAATGCCGCCAGGGCCGCTGCGACAGTCACAAGTACAGGTACGCGGACCCTTCGGGGTTCGGGATGGGGAACTTCTTTTGTCTCAGCTTCGAAAAACGCGTCCAGCACAACCGCCAGCGCGCCCAGCGCTGTTGCCGCCAGAACCAACCCCGCCAAGGACCAAAGCCCTGCGATGATCAGGCTGAGGATCAATGCCAGTCTGAGGCTGCCGCCTTCCTGCACCGGCACAAGCGCAAACAACAAACTTGCCATTGCAGCTATCAACGCCGCAATCACAAGCCGCATTCCCAGCCAAAGGGCAAGTTCGATCTTCAAACGCCCGCGCTTGCCTTCCATCTTTTGTTCGCTTTTGGCGAATGCTCCGCGTGGTGAAGCACCTTCAAACAGGACCAAGTGCAGGGCCAGTGCCCATCCGGACAGACGACGAATCAACACCCATGCCAACGCAAGACCGACAAGTCCAATAAGAACCACGGCCACCTGAAAGGCCGGAGGGTGGAACGTCAGGTAATAATTGATGTCATATTCCGTCAGCGTCCACCATGCGATCAACCCCGCGATGGCCACAAACGGCAGGGCAAGCAGCAAGACACGCAGGATGAACCGAACGGCAAACCCGAACAGTGCCGGAAAGCGGGACAGGTTCAGTGCCAGCGCCGCGCCCCCTGCGCGCCAGGGGTCGCCTTCCCCCATGCGCAAGGACCCGGCCATGACCGAGAACACAAAGACCTCGGCCAGCAAAAACAGGCTGAGCACCGCGACACCCGCGATGAACCCTGCCGGAGACAGCAGGAACATCGCAATGTCCTGGTCGGTCAGAGCGGTCTGATCTGACAGAGAGACCGCCAGATTGACGGCCACGGCCACACCCGGTGCGATCAACGCCACCAACAGCAAACGCACAGCGACATAGATTGGCACAAAGACCCAACGCCGGGCCCAAGCTTCGGCGTAGGCATGTGTTACTGCTTGAAAAATTGTTGTCACGTGGCGGCCTCCGGACTGATGCAGTCATTCAAAGGCGCGCACGCGTGAATTGCAAGTCAGCTGTCATTCAGATCCGCAGCTAGACGGAACCCGATACGGTTGGCAGGTTTATCCTCGACGGATTTAGGCAAAGCGCGCAGCATCACATTCAACTGACTGACATGCTGCACCAGTTGCGTGCGGGCCCCGGCCCCGCCCGATCCATAAAAAGTAATCATGTCGGGGTCGAAATACCCCATCCCCTCGATCCGCATTACGCCGGCATCGCCACCGGTGAAGCCCATGGCGACTTCGTGATCACCGTCCAGCGTCTTTTCGAAGTTCTGGATGTACATGATCAAGCGTTCGTAAGCCCATTGCGCAGGGCTTTTGTTCTTGACCGGCTTCTTCAAGCTCTCGGGCAGGTCCTTGGCACCGGATTGAGCGTTGGGATCTGCGTGCACCTCATGACACCGCGGCAAAGCAGCGGCTTCGGCGGCCTCGGCCGAGGTTTCGATTTGGTCCTGCATTCTTCTACCCTTTGCGCTGATACAGCCATGCCCCGTCGGCGCGTTGCGTCCGGGTTACTGCACCAATGTGGTAGAGATGATTCACATGCGCAACCGCCTCAACAAGCGCAAGCCCATATTCACCTTCACGGATCGTGCGCTTGAACAGAGGCAGAAAACAATCGGCGGCAGCTCTGGGCTGATCCAGATGTTTCAACAGGCGATCCAAAGCGCCGTGGTGGTTGTCGATAAGCTGCCTCATTCTAAGCGGCAGACCCGTAAAAGGCAGCTTGTGCCCGCCAAGGACCAGATGATCGGGCCGGACAAGCGTTTGCAAACGCTCGCAGGCTTCCAGCCACGCTGAAACCGGATCGGCCATCGGTTCGGTGGCATAGACGCCCAGATTGGGACTGATCGAGCTGAGAATCTGATCGCCGCTCAACACCAGATTGTCATCACGGCTCCAGAAGGTGGCGTGTTCCGGCGCGTGGCCATTGCCCATATGAACGTCCCAGTCGCGGCCACCCATTCGGATCACGTCGCCCTGCTTGATCCGTTTAAAGCCCAGCGGCATGGGATAGACCGTGTCGGCAAAGTTGAACGGACGATCCTTCATCCGCTCATTCAAAACCTCGGGTGCCATGCCCGCGCAGCGATAGAAATCAAGCGTCTCCTGCGGCCATGTTTCCTGCACATCCAGCGTCAGCATTCGCGCAAACAGCCATGAGGTGCGGCTTGTGACCAGCTCGGCCCCGTGCTCCGACTGAAACCACCCGGCATTGCCGACATGGTCAGGATGATGATGCGTCACCACCACACGGGTGATCGGTTTGCCCCCGAGGGGCCCACCCATCAGGGTTTCCCAGATACGCCGCGTCTTGTTCGACGACAGCCCGGTATCAATCACCGTCCAACCTTCGCCATCGTCCAGTGCGTAGATATTGACGTGATCCAGCGCCATCGGAAGAGGCAGGCGCATCCATAGAACGCCCTCGGCAACCTCGACGGCCTCACCCGGCGCAGGCGGTTCAGCCCACGGATACCTGATCCCCGAAACGCGATCCCCGTCCATCACGCCGCCAATTCGTCTGGGCTGAGCGAAAAGAGATCATCCGCCCCGCTTTGCACCCGCGCCAGAAGGCCGGAATGCTCGGGCAACAAGGCGTTGATGTAGTATCGCGCCAGCTTGGCCCGTGGTCCTTCCGGATCGGCCAGTGCCGCGGACAGGTGATAGTGCCCGCCAAGCACCCGGGCAAACGCCTGAAGATATGCCGTTGCGCCTGCAAATCGATCGTTCATGTCGTCCTGCGCCACCAACCATTCGGTGGCCTCGCGCAGGGTTTCTGTTGCCTCCCACACAGGACCGGCCAAATCGGGCATCGTCGTACGCGCGTGTTCTGCCTGTTCTTCGATCTCGTCCAGAAGGTTCGACGCCGCCTCGCCGCCGTCCATCATTTTGCGCGCAACAAGGTCCATGGCCTGAATGCCATCGGTTCCCTCGTAAATCGCGGTCACGCGAACATCGCGGGAATACTGCGCCGCACCTGTTTCTTCGACAAAGCCCATGCCCCCATGCACCTGCACGCCGGTTTCAGCCACGCTTATTCCGGTCCGGGCCCCAAAGTTTTTGCCGATTGGCGTCAACAACGCGGCCCGCGCGACCCAGTCTGTGTCGCCGGTGGCTTTCGCCATATCAATCGCCGTTGCGTTGGCCATGAGAATCGCACGCGCAGCAAAGATATCGGCGCGCATATCCATGATCATGCGACGCACATCCGCATGATCGATGATCGTACCCGAAGGCGTCCTGCCCTGCTTACGCTCCAGCGCATAGGCCAAAGCGTGCTGATAGGCGCCTTCCGCAACGCCCACACCCTGGCCACCCACACCCAGGCGGGCGTTGTTCATCATGGTAAACATGGCCGCCATACCACCATGTTCCTTACCGACAAGCCATCCTTTGGCGCCGTCATATTGCATCACGCAGGTGGGTGAGCCATGCAGGCCCATCTTGTGTTCGACAGAAACAACCTTCAGGTCGTTGGCCACGCCGGGGTTTCCAGCCGCATCGGGGATGTATTTCGGTACCAGAAACAAGGAAATGCCCTTGGTGCCGGGCACACCGTCCGGCAGACGGGCCAGAACCAGATGGCAGACATTTTCAGCAAAGTCGTTGTCGCCCCAGGAAATGAAGATCTTCTGCCCGGTCACTGAGTAGGTGCCATCACCGTTTGGTTCGGCCTTCGAGGTCAGCGCACCGACATCCGATCCGGCCTGTGCTTCGGTCAGGTTCATGGTGGCAGACCACTCACCGGAAATCATTTTGGGCAGATACAGCGACTTCAGTTCGTCGCTGGCGTGATGTTCCAGCGCCTCGATCTGGCCCTGCGCCATCAGCGGAGCAAGTTGCAGCGACAGGCAAGCGGCGCTCATCATCTCGTTCACGGCAGTAGTGATGGCCATCGGTAGGCCCATACCGCCAAATTGAGGATCAGCGCTGATCCCGATCCACCCGCCTTCGGCAATCGCCTTCCAGCCATCGGCATAGCCCGGAGAACTGCGCAGCACGCCATTCTCAAGCCGTGCCGGTTCCAGATCACCGGCACGCTGCAATGGAGCCAGAACCTCTTCGCTCATCTTGGCTGCTTCGGTCAGGATGGCGCTGACGACATCGGCGCTGGCATCCGCGAAAGTCTCGGTGGCGGCGACCTGGTCGAACCCGACGACATGGTCCAGTAGAAATTGATAATCAGAGATTGGGGCGCGATATGGCATGATTTCTCTCGGGGTCTAACGGATCAGAATACATCGGCGGGCTTGGAATCAAGTTCAAGCGCCGGTAAGCGTGTGGGCCTGAACCGATTACGTACCTTTCCTCAAGTTCCAGGCAACCAAAACGCGGCGTCATCAGATATGATCTCATCCGGCACACAGGAATTGACGGCAGATCCCGACGGCATCGCACGGGCTGCCGATATGTTGCGTCAGGGTCTTCTGGTCGCTTTTCCGACCGAAACGGTCTATGGCCTTGGCGGCGACGCCCGCAACGGTCAGGCCGTCGCGTCGATCTACGAGGCCAAGGGACGGCCCAACTTCAATCCGCTGATCGCCCATGTCGCCTCGGTGGGCGCGGCACAGCGGTTTGTGCAATGGTCAGATCATGCCGAGCAGCTGGCAAAGGCCTTCTGGCCCGGTCCTGTGACCCTGGTTTTGCCGTTGCGCGAAGGACACGGGATTTCCTCACTGGTGACCGCCGGGCTGGACACTTTGGCTGTGCGCGTGCCCGCGCACCCGACGGCGCGTGCGCTGCTGGCCGACGTTGATGGGCCCGTCGCGGCCCCCTCGGCAAATCCTTCGGGTCAGATCAGCCCCACGACGGCAGCTCATGTGTGGTCCGGCCTTGGCGGAAGGATCGCGGCGGTTCTGGACGACGGTCCCTGCGGAGTGGGTCTGGAATCCACCATAGTCGGTCTGGCTGGAGAGCCCACATTGCTGCGTCCGGGGGGCGTTGCATTGGACCGGATCGAAAGCGTGTTGAACATGCCTCTGCACCTGCATCAATCCGGCGATCTGCTGACCGCTCCGGGACAGTTGCAGTCGCATTATGCGCCGGATGCGCCTGTGCGCCTGAACGTCACGGCCCGTCAGGGCGATGAGGTTTTGCTGGGCTTCGGGCCAGTAGAATGCGACCTGAACCTGTCTGTCGAAGGACGTCTGACCGAGGCGGCCGCGAATCTCTTTGCAGCCTTTCACAGGTTGAACGAGACCGGGCGACCAATTGCCGTATCTCCGATCCCGAACACCGGATTGGGGGCTGCAATCAATGACAGGTTGCGCCGCGCCGCCGCACCACGCGACAGCTGATCAGGCCCGGCCAGCGCTGGCGGATAACGTCAGAGGATCCACACCGAGCGTCGCCAACGCAGCTTCCCATTTTTCGTCATCGGGCACGTCGAAGACAAGTTTCGTCGTGGCTTCGGTGGTCAGCCAGCCGTTCATGGCAATTTCGTCCTCAAGCTGGCCTGGCCCCCAGCCGGAATAGCCCAGCGTCAGCATCGAATTCAGCGGTCCGCTGCCAGACGCCAGATCTTCAAGCACATCCAGCGTCGCCGTCATGCTGAATTCCTCGGAAATATGCATCGAATGCAGATTGGCCTCATAATCGGAGCCATGCAGGACAAATCCGCGCGACATCTCGACCGGGCCACCGAAATGCACAAGGCGCTCTCCGATGACCGGGATACGACAGGCGATGTTCAGTTGCCCCAGCAACGTCTTGATTCGCAGATCCGAAGGCTTGTTCACGATCAATCCCATGGCGCCATCGTCGCCATGGCTGCACATATACACCACCGAATGGTCGAATCGCGGATCACCCATTCCGGGCATCGCAATCAACAGTTTTCCGGTCAGGTCCATGGGCCGTCATCTCTTTGTCAGTTCACATCAACAATGGCCCCGCCGCACCATAGTTTGCAAGAGACGAACCCGTATTTCGACGGATTTCATCGCAGTGACCGGATCGTGACTTGGAATCCGCGCCAACGACGCGCATTTATGGGGTATGAAGATGTCGATGAAACCTACCGCTGTCGCCGCACTCGCGTGTCTGAGCCTGTCCGTCCCAGTTGCCGCGCAAGGCTTGGATGACGTGGTCCAGTTGGATGTTCTGGATGGCGGGCGGACGGCCAACGGCACCTACATGTCCGCTTTGAAGCTTACGCTCAAGGATGGCTGGAAGACCTACTGGCGCGCGCCAGGAGATTCCGGCATCCCGCCCGAGTTCGACTGGAAGCGATCCAGCAATATCGGCCAGGTGGAAATCATCTGGCCCGCGCCCGAAATATTTGATCAGGATGGCCTACAATCGATTGGCTATGAAAACCAGCTGGTCCTGCCCATTAAGGTCACTCCGCGCAACCCGGCAAAACCGGTCCACCTGAAAGGCAGGATGGATCTGGGGGTTTGCAAAGACGTTTGCATCCCGGAACGCCTGGATTTCGACCACACGCTCGACGCCGACGCTGATCGCAACCCGGCGATTGCTGCAGCGCTGGCGCAAAGACCCTATTCCGCGCGCGAAGCACGTGTCACCAAGACCACCTGTAATCTGACGCCCACGAAAGACGGAATGCGGATTGAAGCTCGGATGACGATGCCGTCTGCGGGTGGCCGCGAAGTCGCTGTTATCGAACCCGGCAATCCTGCTCTTTGGGCCTCGCAACCTGTGTCTCAGAGGCAGGGGAATACTCTGGTGGCCGAAGCAGAAATCATAAACGCATCAGGTGCAACTTTTGCACTAGACCGGTCCGAGATCCGGATCACCGTTCTGGGTTCCAATCACGCAGTCGATATTCTGGGCTGCAGCGCGGGCTGAGTCCATGAGCCAATCCCCCAAGATCGGTGCGTTGGCGGTTGTTCTGCATCAGGACAAGGTTCTTCTGGTTCAGCGCAGCAAACAGCCGGACAAGGGGCTTTGGGGATTCCCCGGCGGCCACGTGGAGTGGGGTGAAACCGTTTTGCAGGCGGCGCAGCGCGAGCTGCAGGAAGAAACCTCGGTGATTGCGGAACCGTCACATTACCTGAGCAATCTGGATTTGCTGCGCCACGACAAGGCGGGACAGGTTCTGTCCCATTACCTGTTGGTCGGCGTTGCCTGCCGCTATCAGTCTGGCACACCACAAGCCGGTGACGACGCGCTGGATGCCCGCTGGTTTGCCATCGAGCAGATACGCCGGGGCGACTTGCCGATGAGCGCGCGGGTCATCGACCTTATGGAACACGCAATCCGCGCGGATCAGGCATCGGCCGATCTTGTGAGCCGCCCATAAAGCAAACCTGACAGCACCACGCTCAGGATCACGATCAGAATTGCACCGGCCAGAAATGCACCCAACCCCATTTGCAGCACCGCAATGCCATCTCCACCTGCATAGAGGCCTTGCAGCAGGCCAAGCGGTGCGCCGGTAACTGCGGGCCAAATCATTGTCAGGCCGAACCAAACCGCCAATGCGGCCCCGGTTGCCGCCAGTGCGCCCCGAACCACCCGGTCGGGTGCCCGCGCAGCTCGGCGCATGGCTGTCATCGGGCGCGCTACATCATTGACGATCGCCAGAAGAGCAGGCACCAGAATCAGAACCAGCAACATCCCGAACCCAAGCCCGTAAACCAGCGTTATCACGGTCGGCTTGAGGAATTGCGCCTGTTGCGAACCTTCATAAAGCAACGGCGCAAGTCCGAGAACCGTGGTCAAAGTGGTCAGCATCACGGGCCGCAACCTGTCTGCGGTACCTTCGACAATGGACGGAACCAGACCACGGTCTTTTTGATACGCATCTATCGTGGTCACCAGAACGATCGAGTCGTTGATGATGATTCCGGTCATGCCCAGCAATCCGACCACCGTGAACATGCTGAGCGGCACTTCCCAGATGTAGTGGCCCCAGATCGCACCAACGAGGCCGAAGGGTATGATTGCCATAACAACCACTGGCCGTGTCCAGCTGGCGAACACCCAGGCCAGTACAAGGTAGATACCTGTCAGGCACAGGATCAAACCGGTGCGCGCTTCGGCAAGGAATTCATTTTCCTGTTCACTCAGACCCGACATGCGCCACTCAACTTGCCGTTCCGCTGCGATATCGGGCAGAATTTCTTCCTGCATCGCCCGTTCGATTTCGGTGGCGCGTGCCGGATCATCTTCCGAGATGTCGCCGTAGACCGAAACAACCCTCAGGCCGTTTTCGCGCCGAACCGTCGAGAAACCGGATTTACGCTCGACCGAAACGATGTCGGCCAGCGGTACGTAAACCCCGTCAGGAGACCGCATCAGCGTACGCTCGAGGAAATCTGCCGTCAGTTCGCCCTCAGGCAGTTCCACACGGATCTCGGCACTGCGTGGCCCGTCCGGGAATGTCGCCGCTTCGATGCCGTTCAGGCGATTGCGCAGGGCGCGACCCAGCGTCTCAATCCGGAATCCCAGCGCCTCTCCCTGCGCAGTCAGGTCCAAGATGAACTCTTCCTTGTCATAAGCCAGATTGTCTTCAAGCGCCGAGACTTCGGGGAATTTCGAAAGCTCGGCCTGCAGGTCTTCGGACGCGGCCTTGAGAACGCTCACATCAGAGCCGAAAAACTGCACATCGATGGCATCGCCGCCAGGGCCGGACCGCCAACCCCGGAAGCTTACCACTTCGAGTTTGGGATGGCGCGGCGCGAATTCCTGCAACTCTCCGACAAATTCGAAACTTGAATACGAACGCAGATCAGCATCGATAAGCTCGATCGAGATACCACCCAACAAACTGCCATCCTTACCATCCGCAGCAGCCAGTTGCCGGCCTGCGTTGCCGCCAACCTCGGCCAGAACATAGTCGATCGGATTGCGGCCGTGACGCTCTTCGTAGATTTGGCCCAGATCATTGACCGCTTGCTGCAGAAGGCGCATCATTTCAAGCGTATCTGATCGCGTTGAGCCTTCGCGCATGATAAAGCCGCCAGTCACCGAACTCCGTTCAGGTGCATTAAAAAAACGCCAGTTCACATCGCCGCGAATGAACAGTGCGACTTGGCTGGCCAATACCGCGATCATCAGCGCCACGACCACGTAACGCGCCCATATCACCCAGGAGATCAACGGGCGGAACAGGTGGTCCCGAACCCAACGGAAACCACGATTGACGACCCGATTGGGCAGATCATACCAGTGCTCCTTGGCCGAGTGCGCTATGGCGTGTGCCATGTGATTGGGAAGGATCAGGAAGCATTCGACCAGCGAAGCGATCAGTACAGCGATCACTGTAAAGGGAATGTCGCGGATCAGTTCTCCGAACCGCCCGCCCACCAGAGTCAGACCGAAAAACGCAATTACCGTCGTGACAGTCGCAGCCAGAACCGGCATGGCCATTCGCCGCGCCGCGCGTTCTGCGGCCACGACAGGCGACTCACCCAGCCGTCGGGCACGGAAATCCGCGTGCTCTCCTACCACGATGGCGTCATCAACCACGATGCCCAGTGTGATGATCAGGCCGAACAGCGAGACCATGTTCAGCGACAATCCCCCCAGATACATCAATGCGATTGCGGCCGACATCGCCACGGGGATACCCGCCGCAACCCAGAAGGCGATGCGCGCGTTGAGGAACAGGAACAGCAGACAGACGACAAGGCCCAGGCCCATCAACCCGTTGTTGACCAGGATGTTCAATCGGTCGGTTATGGCCTGGGCGCGGGTGCGGATCAGTTCAATCTTCACACCTTCGGGCAAGCTGGCCTGCATTTCGCGGGCAACGTCTTCAACTGTGTGCTGGATGTCTATCGCATCGCCCAGATTTGACCGGTCGACCCTGATGGACATGGCCGGATCGTCGCCGACGAAATAACTGCGATGCCGTGTGACACCTTCGACCCGAATCCTGGCGATATCACCAACTTTCAGCTTCGACCCATTGGCAAAGGTCCGCAGCGCGATGCCTTCGAGCTGTTCCGGGGTCCGTTTTTCGGTTCCGGCTCGGATACGCGCACCTGCGCCCTCAACCTCGCCGGCGGGATCGGTGCTGACCTCGGCCGCAATCGCGGACGCGATCTCTTCCATGGTGATGTCATTTGCGATCAATTGCGCCGTGGTGATCTCGACAATGATCTGGGGCGCGGCAATGCCTCTGATTTCGGTTCGCGTGACGCCCGCCGAGAACAAACGGTTGATGAACTCATCCGTCAACTTCGCCAGTTGATTGGTATCGGTAGGCCCGCTGAGTACGACATCCGTTACCCTGTCCCGCCATGCGCCGCGTCGAATTTCAGGTTCTTCAGAGCCTTCGGGAAGATCCGTCACACCGTCTATCGCGGACCGGATGTCTTCAACTGCGCGGGACATGTCCCAGTTCGGCTC contains:
- a CDS encoding acyl-CoA dehydrogenase; the protein is MPYRAPISDYQFLLDHVVGFDQVAATETFADASADVVSAILTEAAKMSEEVLAPLQRAGDLEPARLENGVLRSSPGYADGWKAIAEGGWIGISADPQFGGMGLPMAITTAVNEMMSAACLSLQLAPLMAQGQIEALEHHASDELKSLYLPKMISGEWSATMNLTEAQAGSDVGALTSKAEPNGDGTYSVTGQKIFISWGDNDFAENVCHLVLARLPDGVPGTKGISLFLVPKYIPDAAGNPGVANDLKVVSVEHKMGLHGSPTCVMQYDGAKGWLVGKEHGGMAAMFTMMNNARLGVGGQGVGVAEGAYQHALAYALERKQGRTPSGTIIDHADVRRMIMDMRADIFAARAILMANATAIDMAKATGDTDWVARAALLTPIGKNFGARTGISVAETGVQVHGGMGFVEETGAAQYSRDVRVTAIYEGTDGIQAMDLVARKMMDGGEAASNLLDEIEEQAEHARTTMPDLAGPVWEATETLREATEWLVAQDDMNDRFAGATAYLQAFARVLGGHYHLSAALADPEGPRAKLARYYINALLPEHSGLLARVQSGADDLFSLSPDELAA
- a CDS encoding glycerophosphodiester phosphodiesterase, with the protein product MTTIFQAVTHAYAEAWARRWVFVPIYVAVRLLLVALIAPGVAVAVNLAVSLSDQTALTDQDIAMFLLSPAGFIAGVAVLSLFLLAEVFVFSVMAGSLRMGEGDPWRAGGAALALNLSRFPALFGFAVRFILRVLLLALPFVAIAGLIAWWTLTEYDINYYLTFHPPAFQVAVVLIGLVGLALAWVLIRRLSGWALALHLVLFEGASPRGAFAKSEQKMEGKRGRLKIELALWLGMRLVIAALIAAMASLLFALVPVQEGGSLRLALILSLIIAGLWSLAGLVLAATALGALAVVLDAFFEAETKEVPHPEPRRVRVPVLVTVAAALAALGIGLWFGQSLLERVQAPDHAEVIGHRGAAALRPENTMASVLKAIEDGADWVEIDVQETADDVIIVAHDSDFMKLAGVNLKVWDATIQDVADIDIGSWFGPEYAAERTPTLREVLEAARGKSKVLIELKYYGHDVDLENRVIHLVEELGMQGDIATMSLKYPAVQKMKKLRPDWRSGVLAATAVGDLSGLEGEFVAVNAGMVTPGLIRKVQDAGKDIYVWTVNDPLQMSRMASMGVDGLITDRPAMANEVLRVRAEMGPGERLLLWLATTFGLQVDTEAMRDESP
- a CDS encoding L-threonylcarbamoyladenylate synthase; the protein is MISSGTQELTADPDGIARAADMLRQGLLVAFPTETVYGLGGDARNGQAVASIYEAKGRPNFNPLIAHVASVGAAQRFVQWSDHAEQLAKAFWPGPVTLVLPLREGHGISSLVTAGLDTLAVRVPAHPTARALLADVDGPVAAPSANPSGQISPTTAAHVWSGLGGRIAAVLDDGPCGVGLESTIVGLAGEPTLLRPGGVALDRIESVLNMPLHLHQSGDLLTAPGQLQSHYAPDAPVRLNVTARQGDEVLLGFGPVECDLNLSVEGRLTEAAANLFAAFHRLNETGRPIAVSPIPNTGLGAAINDRLRRAAAPRDS
- a CDS encoding YqgE/AlgH family protein, translating into MDLTGKLLIAMPGMGDPRFDHSVVYMCSHGDDGAMGLIVNKPSDLRIKTLLGQLNIACRIPVIGERLVHFGGPVEMSRGFVLHGSDYEANLHSMHISEEFSMTATLDVLEDLASGSGPLNSMLTLGYSGWGPGQLEDEIAMNGWLTTEATTKLVFDVPDDEKWEAALATLGVDPLTLSASAGRA
- a CDS encoding AzlD domain-containing protein, which produces MTQPESVTIWAIIIGLAIGSYALRFVFIGFVGDRTMPPWLLRHLRYTAVAILPALIAPLVVWPSATEGQPDLPRMSAAAVALIVGVISKNVLAAIFSGAATLYGLLYLLS
- a CDS encoding DUF6173 family protein; its protein translation is MQDQIETSAEAAEAAALPRCHEVHADPNAQSGAKDLPESLKKPVKNKSPAQWAYERLIMYIQNFEKTLDGDHEVAMGFTGGDAGVMRIEGMGYFDPDMITFYGSGGAGARTQLVQHVSQLNVMLRALPKSVEDKPANRIGFRLAADLNDS
- a CDS encoding MBL fold metallo-hydrolase, encoding MDGDRVSGIRYPWAEPPAPGEAVEVAEGVLWMRLPLPMALDHVNIYALDDGEGWTVIDTGLSSNKTRRIWETLMGGPLGGKPITRVVVTHHHPDHVGNAGWFQSEHGAELVTSRTSWLFARMLTLDVQETWPQETLDFYRCAGMAPEVLNERMKDRPFNFADTVYPMPLGFKRIKQGDVIRMGGRDWDVHMGNGHAPEHATFWSRDDNLVLSGDQILSSISPNLGVYATEPMADPVSAWLEACERLQTLVRPDHLVLGGHKLPFTGLPLRMRQLIDNHHGALDRLLKHLDQPRAAADCFLPLFKRTIREGEYGLALVEAVAHVNHLYHIGAVTRTQRADGAWLYQRKG
- a CDS encoding aa3-type cytochrome c oxidase subunit IV, which gives rise to MAEYKHGEMDITVQTKTFNGFIKATTWCVVAIAFLCLFLAVFAS